In one window of Coralliovum pocilloporae DNA:
- a CDS encoding M48 family metalloprotease: protein MKAARSGFAMGLSAVILATSMPQAADAQGRRIRVVRDAETEQLVRDYVAPILNAAGIGARNIEIVLVGDNSFNAFVADGRRIFVNTGALLQSKTPNEIIGVLAHETGHLAGGHLARRREALAQAQTLAVIGALLGAGALAAGAASNRNSGTQAGAAVLSGSQSIAQRSFLEYARGEELAADRAGFTYMERTRQSSRGMLTVFRRFADQAIFRTRFTDPYLLSHPLPNDRIRQLERLVVRSRYVDKKDSNDFLHRHELMRAKLLAFTQHPKRVDRSYPRSDKSLAARYARAIIAHRFGKPKRAISLIDGLIKTEPRNPFFWELKGQAYLESGNPRQAVKPLRKAVSLAPQSGLLQLYLGQAMVASDRNNLLPEAIRNLNAGLTREPNSALGYRFLAQAYARQGKIAQAELATAQSRFVSGALRQAKVHAKRAQRNLKRGSPAWLRADDIISYTPPKF from the coding sequence ATGAAGGCAGCCCGCTCCGGCTTTGCCATGGGGCTTTCGGCTGTCATTCTGGCCACCTCCATGCCCCAGGCAGCAGATGCCCAGGGCAGACGGATACGCGTGGTGCGCGACGCGGAAACCGAGCAGCTCGTCCGGGATTACGTCGCCCCTATTCTGAATGCTGCCGGGATCGGTGCGCGGAATATCGAGATTGTTCTGGTTGGTGATAACAGCTTCAATGCCTTTGTCGCAGATGGTCGGCGTATCTTTGTGAATACCGGTGCTCTTCTGCAGTCCAAGACACCGAACGAAATTATTGGCGTTCTTGCTCATGAAACCGGGCATCTGGCTGGCGGACATCTGGCCCGCCGCAGGGAAGCCCTGGCACAGGCCCAGACACTGGCCGTTATCGGCGCCTTGCTCGGTGCAGGTGCACTCGCAGCGGGGGCCGCATCAAATCGAAATAGTGGCACTCAGGCCGGCGCTGCTGTTCTGAGTGGCAGTCAGTCAATCGCCCAGCGAAGCTTCCTTGAATATGCACGCGGAGAAGAACTGGCCGCCGACCGGGCCGGATTCACTTATATGGAGAGAACCCGTCAGTCCAGCCGCGGCATGCTGACTGTCTTCCGCCGCTTTGCAGATCAGGCCATTTTCCGCACGCGGTTCACGGACCCCTATCTGCTGAGCCATCCACTGCCCAATGATCGCATCCGCCAACTGGAGCGCCTTGTGGTACGGTCCCGTTATGTGGACAAGAAAGATTCCAACGACTTTCTCCACCGTCACGAATTGATGCGCGCCAAGCTTCTTGCCTTCACACAGCATCCGAAGCGGGTTGACCGGAGTTATCCACGGTCAGACAAATCACTGGCTGCGCGATATGCACGCGCGATTATTGCCCACAGGTTCGGCAAACCCAAGCGCGCTATTTCTCTGATTGACGGACTGATCAAGACAGAGCCGCGTAATCCTTTCTTCTGGGAACTGAAAGGTCAGGCTTATCTTGAGAGTGGCAATCCACGGCAGGCTGTCAAACCGTTGCGCAAGGCCGTGTCTCTGGCACCCCAAAGCGGTCTTCTGCAGCTCTATCTCGGTCAGGCCATGGTGGCATCGGATCGCAACAACCTTCTTCCCGAGGCTATCCGCAACCTGAATGCGGGTCTGACCCGGGAGCCAAATTCCGCGCTCGGCTACCGCTTTCTGGCCCAGGCTTATGCCCGGCAAGGCAAGATCGCCCAGGCAGAACTCGCGACCGCACAATCCCGTTTTGTGTCAGGTGCTCTGCGTCAGGCCAAGGTCCATGCCAAACGTGCTCAACGAAATTTGAAGCGTGGCAGCCCGGCATGGCTTCGCGCAGACGATATCATCTCCTATACTCCGCCAAAATTCTGA
- a CDS encoding pyridoxal phosphate-dependent aminotransferase — protein MPIKPSLRSAVEPFLAMDVLQRAGQLERAGRSILHMEVGQPGAPVPQPVRDAAAAALRDGRIGYTEALGIRPLRERISRYYQDRFGVSVSPDRIAITTGSSGGFNLAFLAALNPGDRVVMPTPAYPAYRNVLNALGLVPVEVPVTEDTRWALTPDQLLALHDEEPVHAVLIASPANPSGTVMQSADFQFLIDACSENNILFISDEIYHGLVFEGAEETALGHSDDALIINSFSKYYCMTGWRIGWMVLPEVLVRPVERIAQSLYISAPELSQRAAIAAFDATDELEQIKDGYRRNRARLLDAFPKIGIPDFLPVDGAFYLYANVGHLTDDSARLSAALLEDIGLAVTPGADFDQERGARYLRFSFAGTEAAVEEAIERLGGWLSAKRNA, from the coding sequence ATGCCGATCAAGCCTTCCCTGCGCAGTGCCGTTGAACCGTTTCTGGCCATGGATGTGCTGCAGCGTGCAGGACAGCTGGAACGGGCAGGGCGGTCCATCCTGCATATGGAAGTGGGCCAGCCGGGAGCGCCTGTGCCGCAGCCTGTGCGGGACGCTGCCGCAGCTGCGTTAAGAGATGGCCGTATCGGCTATACGGAAGCGCTGGGCATTCGTCCGTTGAGGGAGCGCATCAGTCGGTATTATCAGGACCGGTTCGGGGTATCTGTATCTCCGGATCGCATTGCCATTACCACAGGCTCGTCAGGCGGGTTCAATCTGGCTTTTCTGGCCGCCCTTAATCCGGGAGACAGGGTTGTGATGCCGACACCGGCCTATCCGGCCTACCGAAATGTACTGAATGCGCTTGGTCTGGTGCCGGTGGAAGTGCCGGTTACAGAAGACACCCGCTGGGCGCTGACGCCCGATCAGCTTCTGGCTCTGCACGACGAGGAACCGGTGCATGCTGTCCTGATAGCGAGCCCGGCCAATCCGAGTGGAACCGTAATGCAATCCGCTGATTTTCAGTTCCTGATCGATGCCTGTTCAGAGAATAATATTCTTTTCATTTCAGATGAAATATATCATGGACTGGTATTTGAAGGGGCTGAGGAAACCGCTCTTGGTCATTCTGATGATGCCCTGATCATCAACAGCTTCTCGAAATATTACTGTATGACCGGCTGGCGCATTGGCTGGATGGTTCTGCCAGAGGTGCTGGTGCGCCCGGTGGAACGGATTGCCCAGAGCCTTTATATCTCCGCGCCGGAACTCTCTCAGAGGGCGGCAATCGCCGCCTTCGATGCCACGGATGAGCTGGAACAGATCAAAGACGGATATCGGCGCAACAGGGCAAGGCTTCTCGATGCCTTCCCGAAGATCGGTATTCCGGATTTTCTTCCCGTTGATGGGGCTTTCTATCTCTATGCGAATGTGGGACATCTGACAGACGATTCCGCCCGATTGTCAGCCGCCTTGCTCGAAGACATCGGCCTTGCGGTGACGCCTGGTGCCGATTTTGACCAGGAGCGCGGTGCCCGCTATCTTCGCTTTTCATTTGCAGGAACAGAAGCAGCTGTCGAGGAAGCCATAGAGCGTCTGGGCGGATGGCTGTCAGCCAAGCGGAATGCGTAA
- a CDS encoding MBL fold metallo-hydrolase encodes MPYSSSIAQNFVALLGTKGGPAIRPGSSSPTANLLMAEGRPVVVDCGLGVTRGLIDQGVELEDLGLIFITHLHSDHYLDLGPLLHTAWTAGLKTPVDIYGPEGLEDYWLGFLQSMKADIDLRIEDEGRPDLATLVNIHVLDDGQVLQEHGLTVSALRNEHPPLIDTFALSFKWAARHVVFSGDTAYFPPLAPFARGCDLLIHEAMLSPALDALVKRVGNTDGRLMRHLLRSHTPVEDAGRIATEAGVRALALHHLIPADDADYGEADWLDAIKPHWDGPLFVGRDGLRIPLG; translated from the coding sequence ATGCCTTATTCCTCCTCCATAGCTCAGAACTTTGTCGCACTGCTTGGCACCAAGGGTGGACCGGCTATTCGACCCGGATCATCCAGTCCGACCGCAAACCTGCTGATGGCAGAGGGACGCCCCGTGGTGGTGGATTGTGGACTTGGCGTGACCCGCGGACTTATTGATCAAGGGGTGGAGCTTGAGGATCTGGGGCTGATTTTCATCACCCATCTTCATTCCGATCATTATCTTGATCTTGGACCGCTGCTGCATACGGCATGGACGGCGGGGTTAAAAACACCCGTTGATATCTATGGCCCTGAAGGACTTGAAGACTACTGGCTCGGGTTTCTCCAATCCATGAAGGCGGACATTGACTTGCGGATCGAGGATGAAGGCCGTCCGGACCTCGCTACTCTTGTCAACATTCATGTTCTGGATGATGGACAGGTGCTTCAAGAGCATGGGCTGACAGTTTCAGCCCTGCGCAACGAACATCCGCCGTTGATTGATACATTTGCTCTTTCCTTCAAATGGGCTGCTCGTCATGTGGTTTTCTCCGGTGATACCGCTTATTTCCCGCCACTGGCTCCATTCGCGCGCGGTTGCGATCTCCTCATCCACGAGGCCATGCTGTCCCCGGCACTGGATGCGCTGGTCAAGCGGGTTGGCAACACGGACGGTCGCCTGATGCGTCACCTGCTCCGCTCTCACACGCCTGTGGAAGATGCAGGACGCATCGCAACAGAAGCCGGAGTAAGAGCCCTGGCACTGCATCATCTGATACCCGCAGATGATGCTGACTATGGAGAAGCGGACTGGTTAGACGCCATTAAGCCACACTGGGATGGTCCACTGTTTGTCGGCAGAGACGGTTTACGCATTCCGCTTGGCTGA
- a CDS encoding DsbA family protein, which yields MAFFSRLFFAAGLVLSTLVLPASAASLSDTDKSEVEKIVRDYILENPGIIRDALIALERERELQEANQRRDALAANKDAIFNSQYQVVLGNPQGDVTLVEFFDYNCHYCRRALGDLHRLMDEDKNLRVVLKEFPVLGEGSLEAARVAIAVNSMAPEKYLEFHNKMLESEVQANLSSAVAVAAEMGLDIPTLQSSLDNDDVRATLQEVYNIANTLGINGTPSYVVGDEVVVGARGYDYLKERIASYRECGSTQCQ from the coding sequence ATGGCTTTCTTCTCTCGCCTGTTTTTTGCGGCTGGCCTTGTGCTTTCCACTCTCGTCCTGCCTGCGTCCGCAGCTTCACTGTCTGATACGGACAAATCGGAAGTGGAAAAAATCGTTCGGGACTACATTCTTGAAAACCCGGGCATCATCCGCGACGCTCTCATTGCTCTAGAGCGGGAGCGTGAACTGCAGGAGGCCAATCAGCGCCGTGATGCCCTGGCCGCCAACAAGGACGCCATCTTCAATTCTCAGTATCAGGTTGTTCTGGGCAATCCGCAGGGTGATGTAACGCTGGTGGAGTTCTTCGACTATAATTGCCACTACTGTCGCCGGGCTCTCGGTGACCTGCATCGGCTGATGGATGAGGACAAGAACCTCCGTGTGGTTCTGAAAGAATTCCCGGTTCTGGGTGAAGGTTCGCTAGAAGCGGCCCGGGTCGCCATTGCCGTGAACAGCATGGCACCTGAGAAATATCTCGAATTCCACAACAAGATGCTCGAGAGCGAGGTTCAGGCCAACCTTTCCAGTGCTGTTGCTGTTGCAGCCGAAATGGGCCTGGATATCCCGACACTTCAGTCAAGTCTGGATAATGATGATGTTCGGGCTACCCTTCAGGAAGTCTACAACATTGCCAACACGCTCGGCATCAACGGCACCCCGTCTTATGTTGTTGGTGATGAAGTGGTCGTCGGTGCCCGTGGCTATGATTATCTGAAAGAGCGTATCGCATCCTATCGGGAGTGCGGTTCGACTCAGTGCCAGTAG